GCAGCGAGACATCGGCATAAGGCGCCCACGCATCGCCAGCCAGACGTAGCGTTTGCGCGACTGCGCCTTGGGCTATCAGCAGCATTCCCAGCAGCACTGCGGCGCACAGCAAACGCGACATGCTCAGCTTCCTTATGGCAACTGGCCTTCAGTGAAGACGCCTTTTGCCGTTTTCACAACTCATAAAAGCAGGATGTTTTGTGCCGGCGTTCAACTAAATGACGTACGGATCAACGCAACACATCTGGCGCTGCGCGCGGTGAACTTGGGCTGGCGACGTTATGCGTTTAGTATCCGGCATCCACTTCTTCTCGCAGGCCGGCGTCATGTCTATCAACTGGATTTGCAAACACCATACCGAGCTTGGAAAAGAGCAGCTGTACGCCATTTTGCAGCTCAGGGCGCAGGTGTTCGTGGTGGAGCAGAAGTGCTGGTACCTGGACGTCGACGGCCAGGATTTACTGGGCGATACCTGCCATCTCATGGCGTGGCAGGGTGATCAACTGGTCGCTTATCTGCGGTTGCTGGACCCCATTCAGCAGAACGGCGACGTGACCATTGGCCGAGTCGTGACTG
The nucleotide sequence above comes from Pseudomonas lutea. Encoded proteins:
- a CDS encoding GNAT family N-acetyltransferase, encoding MSINWICKHHTELGKEQLYAILQLRAQVFVVEQKCWYLDVDGQDLLGDTCHLMAWQGDQLVAYLRLLDPIQQNGDVTIGRVVTAPSMRNKGMGHELMVQALEHAERQWPDQPIFLSAQAHLQGYYSRYGFNPVGEIYVEDGIPHISMRRDLD